The following coding sequences lie in one Arachis stenosperma cultivar V10309 chromosome 5, arast.V10309.gnm1.PFL2, whole genome shotgun sequence genomic window:
- the LOC130981033 gene encoding protein FAR1-RELATED SEQUENCE 4-like, translating into MGENTPKGILTDQCASMQRAIEACMPTTIHRWCIWHMMKKILGKLNGYKRHIEIEQEMSHVVWNSHTKESFDRNWDDFLLKYGLVDNKWLSDLYEDCHIWNNSLIQFVKQYDNCLGSREQTERESDAADFHTVISYATKSSIEAQFQHVYTHQKFRKVQAQFRGKANCITRLTNSALGYSVYEVGEQVFSSIFNKVCGYLQLSSSPSEMPVLIIRVKRDIVPSRPKLVKL; encoded by the exons ATGGGAGAAAATACTCCGAAAGGGATTCTCACCGATCaatgtgcatcgatgcaaagggCTATCGAGGCTTGTATGCCCACAACAATTCACCGttggtgtatttggcacatGATGAAGAAGATTCTAGGCAAATTAAATGGCTACAAGCGACACATAGAAATCGAACAAGAAATGAGTCACgttgtttggaactctcataCCAAAGAATCATTTGATAGGAATTGGGATGATTTTCTGCTGAAGTATGGTCTTGTGGataacaagtggctttcag ATCTTTATGAAGACtgtcatatatgg AACAACTCACTTATCCAATTTGTCAAACAATACGATAATTGCCTCGGAAGCAGGGAGCAAACAGAGAGAGAATCGGATGCTGCAGATTTTCACACGGTCATATCGTATGCAACAAAATCCTCCATAGAAGCTCAGTTTCAACATGTGTACACTCACCAAAAGTTTAGGAAAGTCCAAGCACAATTCAGAGGGAAGGCGAATTGCATCACAAGATTAACGAACTCTGCTCTAGGCTATTCAGTATACGAAGTTGGAGAACAAGTTTTCAGCTCAATATTCAACAAAGTTTGCGGTTACTTACAACTCAGTAGCAGCCCAAGTGAAATGCCAGTACTTATTATTCGAGTCAAGAGGGATATTGTGCCGTCACGCCCTAAGCTTGTTAAGCTTTGA